A genome region from Eremothecium cymbalariae DBVPG#7215 chromosome 4, complete sequence includes the following:
- the COG2 gene encoding Golgi transport complex subunit COG2 (similar to Ashbya gossypii AAR104W): MDDLFEDLELPVVREINRALFADALTDQGKEFDVNHFLLSNNLHYVSIDELSKHLKSLEQELNNALIDDVNESYLEFCSLCEEFSKKEDSHILSNIQQVRYDLARFNTTLKTLVTTDLQNTKETVTDTVEYLKSLDGLNILLQRHGIIHSCFQLVQKLCQSLDAMSTDAIDIDDELGALLLSELDKLLRCSHSILLELQGLGSPLMKRFNNDYHSVLQNFHSIVSILTDKCALNSKKYPKITQTLLSMLNK, encoded by the coding sequence ATGGACGACCTGTTCGAGGACTTAGAGCTTCCAGTGGTTAGGGAAATCAACCGTGCTCTATTTGCTGATGCTCTTACAGATCAAGGGAAGGAATTTGATGTAAACCACTTCTTACTTTCCAACAATCTCCACTATGTCTCCATTGATGAACTTTCGAAACATTTAAAGTCATTAGAGCAGGAACTAAACAACGCCCTTATAGATGACGTAAACGAGAGTTATCTAGAGTTTTGCTCTCTATGTGAggaattttccaaaaaagaGGACAGCCATATATTAAGCAACATCCAACAAGTCAGATACGACCTTGCAAGGTTCAATACTACTTTAAAAACCCTTGTGACGACTGACCTACAAAATACCAAAGAAACAGTCACGGACACggttgaatatttaaaatcctTAGACGGCTTGAACATTTTACTTCAAAGACATGGCATAATACATTCTTGTTTCCAATTGGTCCAGAAACTGTGTCAATCGTTGGATGCCATGTCTACGGACGCCATAgacattgatgatgaattaggTGCACTACTTCTGAGCGAGCTGGACAAGCTACTAAGATGCTCTCATTCGATCCTACTCGAGCTTCAAGGGCTTGGATCCCCACTAATGAAGCGTTTCAACAATGATTACCACAGCGTATTACAAAACTTTCACAGCATAGTATCCATTTTAACTGACAAATGTGCCCTGAACAGCAAAAAATACCCTAAAATAACACAAACACTACTATCAATGCTCAATAAGTAG
- the CTF4 gene encoding chromatin-binding protein CTF4 (similar to Ashbya gossypii AAR103C), with translation MLGVSDKLVFASGSKTLVALSSDQASLFAINNNQLTKVLLLEKPEDEPDILETCQSPTSISSSREEILVTSVNGDIFQYTKDGISNLLFRSVLPLRDCAVIHSGKACIVGGDDLELTIIELESHKKDTLKLDEQVSQLSYNAQMNILAVTLVNGVIDFYSLTSMAPNKIKSLESYAVANFYTDELEDAEFSDENRICTRVSWHPRGLKFAIPCKDYTVKIFNLSDFSSTKTLKSPNDSYFTNLLFDPYQGRYLAATDLANRLFVWDVNSGNLHCSKDLDFKLSNMCWRLHNDQLELLFGTWNGEVVTVRPIAGVDYFIKHKSVTEDEITSKPKNALFLESDDENTSHVSTPSSVDNDRRELIPSENMFTDIEDGEKSGEGYKRTYNFEDEEQFIDDDDNAGYITKKPKTKDHYVASSHKYSKYRQKPYKFNYRPISPGGTPFGSTDKRYLTMNSIGYIWTVRGNVEQYTVTVSFFDVGRYREYHFEDLFGYDACSLTEEGTLFAQSKTGQLMYRPHDSFKDTKWVTKIPLSPNESITAVAATPTRMLVATSFGYFRTFNEFGVPLSLEKMTPIVALAAQGHKVFTVHYSTYQGLSYSLFEQNPQAGNRFYQRESQLPIELPSFNNETHASADETFNEFNPLGIRSIFFSNFGDPCIFGQDGVLLVLSKWRNTMESRWIPLVDTNLEIWKLSGGKQPDDVHVWPLGLNYDTMYYILIKGKHIWPEFPLPLPSEMEIRIPVLDKSLALRDENLEDEEVVVPTVLAAEEEFLRSKVLSELLSDTLEHDGELYGNENEILQSLAGVRDKSLLRLFAAACSDQHSDKALSLLREIKQDKALTAAIKIAERAELMNLVKKINDLREARFEIQYNKL, from the coding sequence ATGCTAGGGGTTAGTGATAAATTAGTATTTGCATCTGGTTCAAAGACTTTGGTTGCCCTATCAAGTGACCAGGCCAGTCTTTTTgctattaataataaccaaTTGACCAAAgtattgttgttggaaaAACCTGAGGATGAACCAGATATTCTAGAAACATGTCAATCTCCAACGtctatttcatcatctagAGAGGAGATTTTAGTAACATCTGTGAATGGTGACATATTTCAGTATACTAAGGATGGTATATCCAATCTTTTGTTCAGATCGGTACTTCCATTGCGTGATTGCGCTGTCATACACAGTGGTAAAGCATGTATAGTAGGAGGTGATGATTTAGAACTCACAATCATTGAGCTTGAATCCCATAAGAAGGACACGTTAAAGTTAGATGAGCAGGTATCTCAATTATCCTATAATGCCCAAATGAACATTCTCGCTGTAACGTTAGTCAATGGGGTAATTGACTTTTATTCGTTAACGTCAATGGCGCCTAATAAGATAAAAAGTCTGGAAAGCTATGCGGTTGCTAATTTTTATACAGATGAATTGGAAGATGCTGAGTTTAGTGATGAGAATAGGATTTGTACACGAGTTTCATGGCATCCTCGTGGTTTGAAGTTTGCAATACCGTGCAAAGATTACACGGTTAAGATCTTCAACCTGAGCGATTTTTCTTCGACAAAAACGCTAAAATCTCCCAACGATTCCTATTTTACAAACCTTCTCTTTGATCCATATCAGGGTAGGTACCTTGCTGCTACGGATTTAGCTAATCGATTGTTTGTTTGGGATGTTAATTCAGGCAATTTACATTGCTCTAAAGATCTCGATTTCAAACTCTCAAACATGTGCTGGAGACTTCATAACGATCAATTAGAACTCTTATTTGGTACATGGAATGGAGAAGTCGTTACTGTGCGGCCTATAGCTGGTGTAGATTATTTCATCAAACACAAGTCCGTTACTGAAGATGaaataacttcaaaacCTAAGAATGCGTTATTCCTTGAatctgatgatgagaatACCTCACACGTTTCGACGCCATCATCTGTAGATAATGACCGTAGGGAGCTTATTCCATCAGAAAACATGTTTACTGACATTGAAGATGGTGAAAAAAGCGGTGAAGGATACAAACGAACTTACAACTTTGAAGACGAAGAGCAGttcattgatgatgatgataatgcaGGGTACATAACTAAGAAGCCCAAAACAAAGGATCATTATGTTGCGTCTTCACACAAATATTCCAAGTATCGTCAAAAGCCTTACAAGTTTAATTATAGGCCTATTTCACCTGGCGGTACGCCATTTGGTTCTACAGATAAACGTTATCTAACGATGAACAGTATTGGTTATATATGGACAGTTCGGGGAAATGTTGAACAATATACAGTAACTgtatcattttttgatgttgGACGTTATAGAGAGTAccattttgaagatttgtTTGGCTACGACGCCTGTTCGTTAACTGAGGAGGGGACTTTGTTTGCCCAGAGTAAAACTGGTCAATTGATGTATAGGCCCCATGACAGCTTCAAGGATACAAAATGGGTTACCAAAATTCCACTCTCTCCAAATGAGAGTATTACTGCAGTGGCTGCCACACCAACAAGAATGCTTGTCGCCACCTCATTTGGCTACTTCAGAACTTTTAATGAGTTTGGGGTTCCACTCTCTCTAGAAAAAATGACACCAATAGTTGCACTTGCTGCTCAGGGACACAAAGTTTTCACTGTACACTACTCCACGTATCAGGGTCTGTCATACTCTTTATTCGAACAGAACCCGCAAGCTGGTAACAGATTCTATCAAAGAGAGTCACAATTACCAATAGAATTACCTTCGTTCAACAATGAGACACACGCCAGCGCTGATGAAACCTTCAATGAATTTAATCCGCTGGGCATTAGAtccatcttcttttctaATTTCGGCGACCCCTGTATATTTGGACAAGACGGTGTGCTCCTTGTGTTGTCCAAGTGGAGAAACACTATGGAGAGTAGATGGATTCCACTAGTTGACACAAATCTGGAAATATGGAAACTTTCTGGTGGTAAACAACCCGATGATGTCCATGTATGGCCGTTGGGTTTAAATTACGATACAATGTACTATATACTCATCAAGGGCAAGCATATATGGCCAGAATTCCCGTTACCGCTCCCCTCTGAAATGGAAATTAGAATTCCAGTTCTAGATAAAAGTTTGGCATTGAGGGATGAAAATTTAGAGGATGAAGAGGTAGTTGTTCCAACTGTATTGGCCGCTGAGGAGGAATTCCTTCGTTCTAAAGTCTTGAGTGAGTTGTTATCAGACACATTAGAGCATGATGGGGAGCTCTACGGCAATGAGAATGAGATATTACAATCTCTAGCGGGCGTCCGTGATAAGTCATTATTGCGTCTCTTTGCTGCTGCTTGTTCAGACCAGCATTCTGATAAGGCTCTATCACTACTGAGAGAGATAAAGCAAGATAAAGCGCTAACGGCAGCGATTAAGATTGCTGAAAGGGCAGAACTTATGAATCtagtaaaaaaaatcaacgACTTGAGAGAGGCAAGATTTGAAATTCAGTATAACAAATTGTGA